The Humulus lupulus chromosome 7, drHumLupu1.1, whole genome shotgun sequence region AATGTGACTTGGCCAGCAAAGTGATCTTGAAACAGACAAGCAACTTCGACATCTGCATCGACACATAAAAGCAATTGGTAAGAAATAGAATCAggcaaaaatttaaaaaaaagtcATAAGAAAACTGAAGTAAACACTTTCATCGAGCTTTATCGAGCTACAACATAACCCTATCGAGCCTATTAAGAAAATCACAATctatctacataaagaaccatcgAGCATGTATCAAGCTACAATAGAGCCTATCAAGCAACATCATCCCTAAAACTATCGATCTTATCAAGAAAAGTATAATCTGTCTACATAAAAgaaccatcgagcatgcatcgagttACAATCGAGCCTCTCAAGCAACATTATTTCTAAAACTATCGAGACTATCGATACATTGTCGAGCTCCTATCGAGattatcgagcctatcgagcaatTTATACTCATCCTATCGAGCATTTATCGAACCATTCATACTGTTGTATCAAGCCTACTATTGAACCTATCGagccactggttcaaacccagaaaaaatcccACAATATCGACGAACCCATTCCAAAGATCACAGAACCTCCCTTGTTTTTCGATTAAATATGGAGTTGGGTTTGAGATCCAACCTTTGATTGTTGTCGTTGGAGGAAATTGGCGCCGTCGGTCTCGGGTTCCAAAGGATTGTGTTGTCGTGGGTCTCAGGTAGATGGAAATGGGTCACCTGAGATGCTTGACAGGGGTTGGGCTCGACAGAGGTTTGGGATCGACAGGGGTTGGGGCTCGACAGAGGTTGGGGATCGACGGGGTTGGGGCTCGACGGGGGTGGGGTTCGATGGGAAGTTGGGGTTTcttgtgtgagagagagagagagagagagagagagagagagagagagaaaccaaGAGAGTAGAGAGGGAAATGAGATGTAAACAAAAATTGGGTAGaaaaatgagaggggtattttgggtagatggggaatgtttagcatcaaaatgaaataattaataatggtggtattttttttgtaataatagaGACTATTATGCATAAAGAGTGAAATTTCCCAACCCATATTGATAAAGATGAACTTCAATAAGTTCAAATTTCTTAGATAACTTTAGTAAGTCGATAAACTCGCAACAATGTGAAAATTTAAGTAGATTTGAGAACAACTAAAAAGTTGAATACAAAACAAAGAGTTTGTTATTTGGTATTTTAAGGTGGCTAACATCATACAAATAGCACCTTAGGAATGATTAACAGTTTTAAATATTActcattaaattaaaatatgtggaCCTAAGATTGAATTGGATAATAAAACTATGTCAATTTTAGTGGTGTTGGATGGCCCTTAGCAATCCTCCAAAATAAGGCATAAACTAAAACACTTGTCATTAGACAAATGATGACAACAAACATCATTATTCAAATAAACTAAAAGAAATTGACAAACCCACTAACAAAACCCTTCAAAGGCATTGAAACTCAACCTACAAAACTATCGAAGCCAAAGAAAGGATGACCTAATTACCGGATGCCAAAGCCAAACATTGAATGCTCAAGACCCCAAAACTATTAGTGATAGAAGCAGAGACAACGAGCAAAACGACCCACACCACCGCACAAAAATCGAAGGACAACCAACAAAGAGAGATTGACCAGCAACCCAAACATAGAGCCACATCGGCATGCCTCAGAGAATAACAACCACCATATTTCCATAAAAGCAAAGTCTCTCGCCTAGAGCACTACCCGTGCACAATAACGCATCAAGGGCACCCCAACCCGGAAGGAAAAATCCTgagtttagaaagaaaaaaaaattaatgatggTTTGGCTAAAAGAGCTCGGATGTCCAGCCATGATGCCATGATGCCATTTTGTTCCAAGGGGGAGGGGTCTCCTCCTGTTGTTCCCATGAATCTCGTCTGAGTTTATGAACATTTTCGTTGCAGAAAAAATAGAGAGAAGGTAGTGTGATTCAAATTTCACCAAGGTCCATATTGTCACTTTTAAGGAGGcgtattaaaaattatatatgaaAAGAATTATGGTAGTTTTGAGTGAAAATAAGATCACACATAGTTTAGAAAATTGCCTCTCTGTTTTTTTAGTCAGGCACAAAATATTAAAATCGAGACAAGGAAATAACATATTCAATTTTGGATAAATGACTCATTACTGCCTCAAATTATTGATTCCTtggtactttttttttaattattattctttaatttttatgCATTACAAATGTTCCCCTAAAAATTATAATAACTAGactcataaattattaatttttctttgttaaaaaaaattattatgggGAGCATTTACAACATGAATAAATTTAAGGAGTGAAACTCAGAAATGTCAATAATTCTAGGAttaaagatatatatttattcttCATTTTAATGTGATATATACGTCTTTGgacatttaattttaaatgaCACACTACAATTGTTTTGCTTAGTGAACATTATGTCCCAAATCCAATTTTAGTTTCTGATGCATGTCTCACTCTTCTATTCAAATTAATTTCCCTGTTATTTTCCCCTGAAATGTGGCCATGATGTAAAATCTATCAAAAGAGACAACAAAATAATTTGTTTCCCTTTGGAAGCATTCCTTTAGAAAAGTCATACACTTTAAGTCATTTTCAATAATTGAAAACATAACTTATCTTTTATTTCCTTTACGAGGTAAGCTTTTATGACATTGATAGTTTCAGTAAGCTTCTTTTGTCGAAACTTCATAAACATTGTTAACAATAGAAATGTATCTAGACATGTCTTATTAATGATGGTACTAAATATAAGGGGCCACCATAGTTAGAAATCAAGTTTTCAACTTCAAAAATTTCATACAATTTCAGTAACTTGTTTGAGCAACAATTTCATGTTTATTTTAGGAATTTTACCATCGAAGATGAACGTGTGACTATTCATTAGATTTGGTGGATCTCTTATAATTAATTTTCCACTCGTAGGAATTTTCCCGGATAATTCCTAGTGAGAATTTTCTGAGAAAAGGGGATTGGTGGAAAACTGGTCTCATCGAACGTACTTCGAAAAAATGTAATGTACTAGATCAGGTGATAAACtccaaaaaataaatataaaggtTTGACTATAGTAAAATTCACCAAACCAAACAATCATtcctttataataataataattgaattgattatgatttatttttctaCCCTTACCTTTTCTACCTAAACAGACAACGATAGTGACATACTATAGTTACTCGAAGCTACTACCACTAGTTGTAGTAGAGATTTTCATAATCAATTCAATGtaacatttttatattaatatttatagtTAAAAAAGTTATACTATTTCATATTATAATGTCacgttagattaaataatgtgatatgTGTAATTTGTCAcactttataatataatattgagAGTTATAAAATTAGACGTATGTGTGCGTCTAAGTAtaaaatatttgggagttacaaatatataactcctaaatattactcaataatgtggagattgagagttacacatttgtgtttgaatttcatatagtcattatgtgatatggttgttgaagACGTGTTTTTAATTCTCATTAACTGTATagatgttacaaaatcatgtgggaataGATTTGGACgtttttggaaaaattgaaaTTTGGAGGCTGAAACAATCTGGTGCTCGCAGCCAGGCATGTCCCAGGTCACAGCCTCAAATGCTGACAACCAATTCTAATTTTCAAATTTCTCTAAATTGAACGGTTTTAACATCTCAAGTAACTCacaaatctttattttaatttcataaatattggtaacaaccatgaggtTAGTGGAATTTGACATTCAAATGGtataaaactctataaatagaagtctaatgctcacttataAGACATATCATTTACTATCCACAAAGCAGTtagctgaaaaatacaccaaagagACTTGATAATTTCAGAGAGTTATTTTCTTGTGATATCCCTTAGTGCAGATAGTGGAGAAAAATAAGTTTTTGGATAAATGTCTTAAttattgttcaagttggtgatctccactaCTCTCTACAATTttgttgtgtgagagtttgtgttttctcTATTGTTCTTAAATTCATTTTTTTGTTATTCTTGTtcttattgttttgagtttgtaatttttttttctacatatttttatttatttgtatttttagtaaTTGAGTAGTAATATTTATCTTAATCAAACATCTTATCTATGGTATATTTTAATTTTCCAAATCTCCActgaataatataaaaaaaaactcaaaaaatctACATATTTGTACTTATATTATCACAGAGTAAGCCAGGATGAAATTAAGATTAAATTTCAAAGAAGCAGTGTCTTCATCAGAGGTGTCACTTTATCAAACAAAAACAACGCGTATATAATTTATTACGTGCATATAATATATGGCTTCATGAACAAGAAactcataaaaataataatattctgAAACTTCGACCAAATTGTTCTTACACTTTTTAAGTAACGCGTTGTCAATCCAACGTGTACTGAAAAAAATTGCCACACACATACACTCATATACACATACCAAAATAGAATATTCGTTTTTAGGAtttgaatatttattttaatttttgtcatCAAATTGGATTTTATAGTTTGATCAACTCTACTGTTCAATCTTATCATAATAACAACGCGTTTGTTAATTTAGTTACCTTGAATTCCAAAGTTTGAGAATCTTGATTTTTGTACCttactatataaatataatatatatatttttttattttaatgatagGTCAAGCTGATCCATTCTATACTATTTCTATAGTCCATCTCTCACTTTGTAATATTAAAAAAAGGTCTAAAATAGTAATATTTTTTAGCACAAAAGCATTGGAGAAAATGAAAGATTTTGGGGGAGCTCGTCTGTTATTGTGTGCTTAAAACAGCATCATTTGACTTTTGGTGGATTTAGCGTGTTGTTATTAGTCAAATGAACGTTCCCTGTACCTTCTCGTACAAAGGTCCCACAAGCACTAGCACTCGCACTCAAATATCTGTAAACATATAAATTTTTCAATCGTGTTTGTTTACATTGGATACTTATCTCAACATCATATTCTTGTGAAAATAAACTTAAATTCTCAAGGACAAAAAAAGCAGCTTAGATTCAGTATTGTTTTGATGACCCACAAAAGGCATTCTCCTGAAGAGGGTCATAGTGATGAATTTACTATCCCAATTCGAGATTCGAAGAGGAGACCCGTTTTAAAGACGTGGGTGTTTTTCCATTTGTGGTTGAGTTCAAATTTttgcttctctttcttttttttccccCGATTTCTTAACTTGGGATTTTGTGATTTTCTGTGCAGTTTTGTGGGAGACTTAACAAGAGGACTTTCTCCTAATGAAGCCCAATGGGAGCCTTTTTTCCGAAGAGTTGTAAGATCATCTGGTCTCTTTGTTGTTTACTTTAAAGATTTGATTTTAACTTATTTTGAAGGATTTTCCCtctttttttgtttatgtttttcttaTAGTTCTCCTAGTGGGTTGTTTGGTACTTGAGAAAATGGTATGACTATGTTTATCATAATCATGCTTTAAATTTGACTTGGATTGTAACCCCTGTTCATTTTCATGGTCTATTGTTTTgttccattttcttcttttccttttttaagTTTCTTTAGTTGATAGTTTCTCAGTATGATTTACTTTCTTTCGGTTTGATTTGGACTGTATTCTACTTTGACATTAGTCTCCATTCCTAACTTATTTGCATGAAGAGAAATGAATGCCAAAACTTTGGCAGGATTAATAAGTTGGAtaatgttatgtgaaagtatttgaatttaaatttttaaagGTTGTCTTTTTTGTTCATTACTTACTATATTTTCTTTGGCCTTACAGATTCGAGACCAGGTTGAACGTACAGTATGTTCGCTCTTCAATTTAAGGTTAGTTATTCAACTCAATTTTCTTGCTCTTTCTAAGTTTCTTGGTACCATAAGCCTGAGAATTTTGCTGGCGCAGAAGGGTCTTTTTCCATTCACTCAATCGTTCTAATAAGAATAAAACCACTGTTTTGTTGATTTCAGACCCTCAGATCATCAGGCAGAGTCATCTAAAGGAGGAGGCTTGCGGCTGCAATTTGTTGACAAACTACCCTCCACCATCTTCACCAACAGCAAGATTATATCCGCGCAAGGAACATTTGTCCACATCATCCTAACTGATGCTAATAATAATATAGTCGATTCCGGACCATTTTCTTCCTTGAAGATTAAGTTGGTAGCCCTCAATGGTGAATTTGGTTCTGATGATCAGGAGTACTGGACCGAGAAAGAGTTCAATGACAAAGTTGTGCGCGAAAGAGAAGGTAAAAGGCCGCTAGTGATTGGCGAGTTGGATTTCAACTTGAGAAATGGGGTTGCCAATATTGTTAATGTAACCTTCACTGATAACTCCAGCTGGATTAGAAGTGGAAAATTCAGGCTGGGAGCTAGAGTAGTGCAGAAAGTTTCTGGTGAAATAAGAATCAGAGAAGCCAGAAGCGAACCTTTTGTGGTCAAAGATCACCGTGGAGAGTGTATGTTCTAAAAGCTTAGCTTTTTTACTTGCTAATATTTATAAGAGTTATCAATCACTTGCCTAGTTACACATCCTAGTCTACTCTGTGCTTGCTTTTGATTAGTTTGACTGACAAACATTTTTTGTTTCAGTGTATCAGAAACATCATCCTCCAAGCCTGCACGATGAAGTATGGCGTTTGGAAAAGATAGCAAAAGATGGGAAAAACCATAGGAAATTGGCCCCCTTCAAAATTGAAACGGTGAAGGACTTTTTGCAGATGTATACGAAAAATAGTTTAATGTTAAGAGAGGTAAGACAAACATCATCTTAGCTTAATAATGAATCTAAGAGAATTGATTTTGGTAGTCTTACTTTTGGCTATGGAAAATTGGAAATGCAGATTCTAGGTAATATCTCAAACAAAAATTGGGATGCGATAGTAGGACATGCTTTGACTTATGTAGAAGATAACAAATTCTACGCATGCCACAGTATTGAACATGATGTTAGTATCTACTTCAATTCCATCCTTAAGATTAAAGGGGCCAGATTTAGTAGCTGCATGTTTTCTCCAGAAGAACTCACTCAACTCAGTCCATCTCAGAGGGTATCCACTCTAATTTCACAGCTTTTCTGATTTTCTACTTTCACAGCTTTTGTATTTACCAGAGTTTGTTATTTGAAACTGATGAGCATCCTCTTTTTTCTTTTGCTTTATTACGTCAGGTTCTGGTTGAAAATCTGAAGCAGCAAGTATACGAAAATAAGGTTGAACTGGTCCCAGCTGATGATTTTTCTAGTGCTGATGTTCCAAGGCCGCTGGCAAGTCTACAAGCTGTGCAATTCAATGATCAAGCTTTAGACCAATCACAGCACGACTTCTCAATTATGCCAGAAGGTATACTAATCTTAACCTGCGCATGTCAATTTCAGTTATTCGTTGTTATTGAATCTTTTTCCACACAAAACAGTATTGCCTGCTCACTAAAGGAATGTTTCATTGACTGTTAAGATTTTAAAATGTATCCAAGAATAAGGTAAGGATTAAGATGAGAATGATTACGACAATAGCAGATAGTTTTCTCCTTTTGACTTGTACTAGGGGTCATTGAAATATCTATGTAACTGAAAGAATAACCTAATAGATGAACTTTATAGTCAAACAAAGAATGTATACTGCCTCTAGCTGTCTGACCTCTTCTATCTTGATACCAATCCCTCATATTCACATATTGAGAGCATCCCATTGTTTTACATACTTGCACTTTCAAATGTCTTTGTATGCTTCCCTAATCAACTGAATATCTATGTTTTTGCAGTAGATCAGTCATTGATAGAGCTCGGTCTCAGCCAATCGTCAACCCTATCATCATATCCTTGTGGAGCAGAAGTTAGCCATCAGTTAGAACTTTCTGCACCACAGAACAACCAATCTTTTCAAATGTTTCCTCAAACACATAGAAACAGTTTCTCTATGGAGGATTTTTTAACTGCACAATACAATGAAGAATCCAGTTGGTTTCCTAGTGGTTCGCAAGGGTCAGATGTCCCGAGTAGCCATTTCACCGCAGAGAATCTGTTTTGTCAGTTACAAACTTCAAGTTTTTCTCCCATCACAACATGGGAACAAGGGCCTAGCTTTATCTTCACTCCAAATACTGAAGCAAAAGATGACCTTTCCCTTCATATTCCTGATTTTTTAGGTAACTCGAGGGATAGAAAACACAAGGCAAGTTGGTGTAAGATTCGCGCTGCCTTCAAGTGTTGGCTATCCGTTAAGCTGGCCGCCCGAAAAATGGCACGGCCGCTGTATTTAAGCTACTAGGTAACACAAGCTGGTGTAAGATCTCCACTCCCTTCAAGTGTTGGCTATCCGTTAAGCTGGCCGCCAGAAAAATGGCACGGCCGCTGCGTTAAAGCCACTAGGTAACACACAAGCTGGTGCAAGGTTTCCTCTTCCTTCAAATGTTTGCTACCCTTTAAGCTGTCCGCCAAAAAAAAAGGCAGGGCTGCTGTATTTAGGCTACTAAACAATGCAAGTTGGTGTAAGGTTGCCACTCTCTTAAAGAGTTGGGCGTCAGTTAGGTTAGGCAGCTGTATTTAGGCTATCAGATAAGTGTAGGTGTTTAAGCAAGTACCAAGTAAAAATGGTACTCTTTTATATGTTTATAGGTTAGTTTTCCCTCTAATCTAGTTTCTTAATCACTTTCCTGTTGTTATGTTGTCCAAAAGAGAAGGAAGTTTCTCATGTACACTGTTCAATATGTCATGTTTTTTAAGTCCATGTGATGATGTAAATACTGTTTGCATGACAATATGAGAAAGGTTCAGGTTTTTGTTTACTTCatctattaattattatttaaacttTAAAGCAGCTAAATTAGTTTCTTATTAGATAAGATAACAAAGCTTTTACTGACAAATCCTTTTGAGTTCTAAGAAAATAATTCAAGTTTAACCATAATTATTAAAACTGATCTAGGAACCTAGTCTTTAGGTGAGTACGTAAGCATAAGAAATCATGAACTCATGTTGAGACTTGAGAATGAAATGGGAGCCACCCAAAATGTGAAATTTTGTAATCATATAGTATATTCTCTCACCCAATATTGGGTCATGTTGATGATGTCTAATTTCAGTTTTTATGGTTGGATCAACCGATTGGAAGAGAGGGAATCTCACC contains the following coding sequences:
- the LOC133788415 gene encoding calmodulin-binding protein 60 B-like, whose protein sequence is MTHKRHSPEEGHSDEFTIPIRDSKRRPVLKTFVGDLTRGLSPNEAQWEPFFRRVIRDQVERTVCSLFNLRPSDHQAESSKGGGLRLQFVDKLPSTIFTNSKIISAQGTFVHIILTDANNNIVDSGPFSSLKIKLVALNGEFGSDDQEYWTEKEFNDKVVREREGKRPLVIGELDFNLRNGVANIVNVTFTDNSSWIRSGKFRLGARVVQKVSGEIRIREARSEPFVVKDHRGELYQKHHPPSLHDEVWRLEKIAKDGKNHRKLAPFKIETVKDFLQMYTKNSLMLREILGNISNKNWDAIVGHALTYVEDNKFYACHSIEHDVSIYFNSILKIKGARFSSCMFSPEELTQLSPSQRVLVENLKQQVYENKVELVPADDFSSADVPRPLASLQAVQFNDQALDQSQHDFSIMPEVDQSLIELGLSQSSTLSSYPCGAEVSHQLELSAPQNNQSFQMFPQTHRNSFSMEDFLTAQYNEESSWFPSGSQGSDVPSSHFTAENLFCQLQTSSFSPITTWEQGPSFIFTPNTEAKDDLSLHIPDFLGNSRDRKHKASWCKIRAAFKCWLSVKLAARKMARPLYLSY